In one window of Brassica rapa cultivar Chiifu-401-42 chromosome A07, CAAS_Brap_v3.01, whole genome shotgun sequence DNA:
- the LOC103850229 gene encoding COP1-interactive protein 1 isoform X1, which produces MLLLCLSVFYPNNKSNLFLFFFFSEFLLPFDPSFSVIKLLSIINQKMEEAKEEVEKKVSTLLKYIQNKNKIPKVAKKELVGIVNDLHEQCQLLYSVYHHDLESGGRKGKPAAAASSSRSSSDLDYFSSEEVDISTGNVSEALSSDYAAMLRKIQETESTNEDLKRQVSSLKQEMEQAGNLIGKRNEDREHLMTKGEVALLRNQKDELASKLKKKTDEASEIHMKLKRLEGEKEKRAKAEMKIVEEKEALRNKVEKLDHLREENHKMHARIVEFDSLQKERQMKNIDEIEDKSKKQEDTIHRLSMEIKDQKKLVKEQKDVIDKFSEDQKLMKRWSIGSKLNTNLLERKMEELSEDFQMKMEDRIRILYRRIHVAEQIHLESKNEYMNTQTQGNRGDLTVSETQFKKIKDIVEKGLAGPEMVVKKLEEGDELTNKVTRLAKEIDSARKWVHEKNSKMKHEVETLEAKLECSEAQETLLKEKLSKLEGKLGEEGTGKMSVEKAMRRIKKLEINVKERDVELMCLGEEKREAIRQLCVLVDYQRCRYDDLKTSICKVALQA; this is translated from the exons ATGCTACTACTATGTTTGTCTGTATTCTATCCAAATAATAAATcgaatttgtttcttttttttttcttctcagaGTTTCTTTTACCGTTTGATCCTTCTTTTTCTGTGATTAAGCTCCTGAgcattataaatcaaaaaatggAGGAGGCAAAAGAAG AAGTGGAGAAGAAGGTTTCTACACTCTTGAAGTAtatccaaaacaaaaacaagatccCAAAGGTTGCTAAGAAGGAGCTTGTTGGGATCGTCAACGATCTTCACGAGCAGTGTCAGCTGCTTTACTCTGTATATCATCATGATTTGGAGAGTGGTGGAAGAAAAGGAAAACCGGCTGCTGCTGCTTCTTCATCGAGGTCTAGTTCGGATTTGGATTACTTTTCTTCAGAGGAAGTAGATATCAGCACCGGTAATGTTAGTGAAGCACTGAGCTCAGATTATGCGGCGATGCTCAGAAAGATACAAGAGACAGAGTCAACAAATGAAGATCTGAAGAGACAGGTGAGCAGTCTGAAACAGGAAATGGAACAGGCGGGTAATCTCATAGGCAAGAGAAACGAGGACAGAGAGCATTTGATGACAAAAGGTGAAGTTGCATTGTTGCGTAACCAGAAGGATGAGTTAGCATCGAAGCTGAAGAAAAAAACCGATGAAGCTTCGGAGATACATATGAAACTGAAGCGTTTGGAGGGAGAAAAAGAGAAGCGAGCTAAGGCCGAGATGAAGATTGTTGAAGAAAAGGAAGCTTTGAGGAACAAAGTTGAGAAACTTGACCATCTTAGGGAAGAGAATCACAAGATGCATGCAAGAATAGTGGAGTTTGATTCACTACAGAAGGAGAGACAGATGAAAAACATTGATGAGATTGAAGATAAGAGTAAGAAACAAGAAGACACCATTCACCG GCTATCAATGGAGATCAAGGACCAAAAGAAACTTGTTAAAGAACAGAAAGACGTTATTGACAAGTTCTCAGAGGATCAGAAGCTGATGAAACGTTGGTCCATTGGTTCGAAGTTGAATACCAATCTTCTCGAGAGGAAAATGGAGGAACTATCTGAAGATTTCCAGATGAAAATGGAAGATCGTATCCGGATACTGTACAGGAGGATCCATGTAGCCGAACAAATACACTTGGAGAGCAAGAACGAGTACATGAACACACAAACACAAGGAAACAGAGGAGATCTCACTGTCTCTGAAACCCAATTcaagaaaatcaaagatataGTGGAGAAAGGGCTTGCCGGACCAGAGATGGTAGTAAAGAAGCTTGAAGAAGGCGATGAATTAACGAACAAAGTCACAAGATTAGCTAAAGAGATTGATTCAGCTAGAAAGTGGGTGCATGAGAAGAACAGCAAGATGAAGCATGAGGTGGAAACTCTGGAAGCAAAGCTAGAGTGCAGTGAAGCACAAGAAACTCTGCTAAAGGAGAAGCTATCGAAACTAGAGGGGAAGCTTGGAGAGGAAGGAACAGGGAAGATGAGTGTAGAAAAGGCTATGAGAAGAATCAAAAAGCTTGAGATTAATGTGAAGGAGAGAGATGTTGAGTTGATGTGTTtgggagaagagaagagagaagccATAAGGCAACTCTGTGTCTTGGTTGATTATCAACGTTGTCGATATGATGATCTCAAAACATCCATTTGTAAGGTTGCCCTTCAAGCATaa
- the LOC103850228 gene encoding crooked neck-like protein 1 translates to MASGKDSDRTLGYMTRKDTEVKLPRPTRVKNKTPAPVQITAEQILREARERQEAEIRPPKQKITDSTELSDYRLRRRKEFEDQIRRARWNIQVWMKYAQWEESQKDYARARSVWERAIEGDYRNHTLWLKYAEFEMKNKFVNSARNVWDRAVTLLPRVDQLWYKYIHMEEILGNIAGARQIFERWMQWSPDQQGWLSFVKFELRYNEIERARSIYERFVLCHPKVSAFIRFAKFEMKGGEVARARHVYERATEKLAEDEEAETLFVAFAEFEERCKEPERARFIYKFALDHIPKGRAEDLYKKFVAFEKQYGDKEGIEDAIVGKRRFQYEDEVRKNPLNYDSWFDYVRLEETVGNKDRIREIYERAIANIPPAEEKRYWQRYIYLWINYALYEEIETEDVERTRDVYRECLKLIPHSKFSFAKIWLLAAQFEIRQLNLAGARQILGNAIGKAPKDKIFKKYIEIELQLGNIDRCRKLYERYLEWSPENCYAWSKYAELERSLAETERARAIFELAISQPALDMPELLWKAYIDFEIAEGELERTRALYERLLDRTKHYKVWVSFAKFEASAAEQEEDEEEEDQEETDAIERKKECIRRARAIFERANSYYKDSAPELKEERATLLEDWLNMETNFGKLGDVSVVQSKLPKKLKKRKPITREDGSTEYEEYIDYLYPEESQTTNLKILEAAYKWKKQKLATSEEEYD, encoded by the exons ATGGCGTCCGGCAAGGATTCCGACCGTACCTTAGGGTACATGACCCGGAAGGATACTGAAGTCAAGCTTCCACGCCCGACTCGGGTCAAGAACAAGACCCCTGCCCCCGTTCAAATCACCGCCGAGCAGATTCTAAGGGAAGCTCGAGAGAGGCAAGAGGCCGAGATCCGTCCTCCTAAGCAGAAAATCACCGACTCCACCGAGCTCTCCGACTACCGCCTCCGCCGCCGCAAGGAGTTCGAGGACCAGATCCGCCGCGCCAGATGGAACATCCAGGTCTGGATGAAGTACGCCCAGTGGGAGGAGTCCCAGAAGGACTACGCGCGCGCTCGGAGCGTGTGGGAACGCGCCATCGAAGGCGACTACAGGAACCACACGCTCTGGCTAAAGTACGCCGAGTTCGAGATGAAGAACAAGTTCGTCAACAGCGCCAGGAACGTCTGGGACCGAGCCGTCACGCTTCTCCCTCGCGTGGACCAGCTCTGGTACAAGTACATCCACATGGAGGAGATTCTCGGCAACATCGCCGGCGCTAGGCAGATATTCGAGCGGTGGATGCAGTGGTCACCTGACCAACAAGGCTGGCTCTCCTTCGTCAAGTTCGAGCTTAGGTATAACGAGATCGAACGGGCCAGATCCATCTACGAGAGGTTCGTGCTTTGCCATCCCAAAGTTTCGGCTTTTATCCGATTTGCCAAGTTCGAGATGAAAGGCGGGGAGGTCGCTCGTGCGAGGCACGTGTACGAGCGCGCCACGGAGAAGCTTGcagaggatgaagaagctgagaCGCTCTTTGTGGCGTTTGCTGAGTTTGAAGAGCGATGCAAGGAGCCGGAACGGGCTAGGTTTATCTACAAGTTCGCTCTTGATCATATCCCTAAAGGGAGAGCTGAGGATTTGTATAAAAAGTTTGTGGCTTTTGAGAAGCAGTATGGTGATAAGGAAGGGATTGAGGACGCTATTGTTGGGAAGAGGAGGTTTCAGTATGAAGATGAAGTGAGGAAGAACCCTTTGAACTATGATTCCTGGTTTGATTACGTTAGGCTTGAAGAAACTGTTGGGAACAAGGATAGGATAAGAGAAATCTATGAGAGGGCTATTGCTAATATTCCACCTGCCGAAGAGAAACGATACTGGCAAAGATACATTTATCTCTG GATTAATTATGCATTGTATGAAGAGATTGAAACTGAAGATGTGGAGCGTACACGAGATGTATACAG AGAATGCCTCAAGCTCATTCCCCACTCCAAATTTTCCTTTGCTAAAATATGGTTGCTTGCTGCACAGTTTGAAATCCGGCAATTGAATCTGGCCGGTGCTCGGCAGATATTAGGCAACGCTATTGGAAAAGCTCCAAAAGATAAG ATATTCAAGAAGTACATCGAGATTGAACTCCAACTGGGAAACATAGATAGGTGTAGAAAGCTTTATGAGCGATACCTGGAGTGGTCTCCTGAGAATTGCTATGCTTGGAGCAAGTATGCTGAGCTAGAGAGGTCTCTTGCTGAGACTGAACGAGCTAGAGCTATCTTTGAGCTGGCAATATCTCAACCAGCTCTTGACATGCCCGAGCTTCTATGGAAG gcatacatagattttgagatagCAGAAGGAGAATTAGAGAGGACACGAGCTTTATATGAGCGACTATTGGACCGCACAAAGCATTACAAGgtgtgggttagttttgcaaaGTTTGAAGCTTCTGCTGCGGAACAAGAAGAAGACGAGGAAGAGGAAGACCAAGAAGAAACAGATGCTATTGAACGCAAGAAAGAGTGCATCCGACGCGCCAGAG CGATTTTCGAGAGAGCCAACAGCTACTACAAAGATTCTGCACCAGAGCTGAAAGAAGAAAGAGCTACACTCTTGGAGGATTGGCTTAACATGGAGACAAACTTTGGTAAGCTCGGGGACGTGAGTGTGGTACAATCTAAGCTCCCGAAGAAGCTCAAGAAGAGAAAGCCGATCACAAGAGAAGATGGCTCTACAGA GTATGAAGAGTACATTGACTATCTATATCCAGAAGAATCACAAACAACGAACCTCAAGATTCTTGAAGCTGCTTACAAATGGAAGAAGCAGAAGCTTGCTACTTCTGAGGAGGAGTACGATTAA
- the LOC103850229 gene encoding COP1-interactive protein 1 isoform X2, with translation MEEAKEEVEKKVSTLLKYIQNKNKIPKVAKKELVGIVNDLHEQCQLLYSVYHHDLESGGRKGKPAAAASSSRSSSDLDYFSSEEVDISTGNVSEALSSDYAAMLRKIQETESTNEDLKRQVSSLKQEMEQAGNLIGKRNEDREHLMTKGEVALLRNQKDELASKLKKKTDEASEIHMKLKRLEGEKEKRAKAEMKIVEEKEALRNKVEKLDHLREENHKMHARIVEFDSLQKERQMKNIDEIEDKSKKQEDTIHRLSMEIKDQKKLVKEQKDVIDKFSEDQKLMKRWSIGSKLNTNLLERKMEELSEDFQMKMEDRIRILYRRIHVAEQIHLESKNEYMNTQTQGNRGDLTVSETQFKKIKDIVEKGLAGPEMVVKKLEEGDELTNKVTRLAKEIDSARKWVHEKNSKMKHEVETLEAKLECSEAQETLLKEKLSKLEGKLGEEGTGKMSVEKAMRRIKKLEINVKERDVELMCLGEEKREAIRQLCVLVDYQRCRYDDLKTSICKVALQA, from the exons atggAGGAGGCAAAAGAAG AAGTGGAGAAGAAGGTTTCTACACTCTTGAAGTAtatccaaaacaaaaacaagatccCAAAGGTTGCTAAGAAGGAGCTTGTTGGGATCGTCAACGATCTTCACGAGCAGTGTCAGCTGCTTTACTCTGTATATCATCATGATTTGGAGAGTGGTGGAAGAAAAGGAAAACCGGCTGCTGCTGCTTCTTCATCGAGGTCTAGTTCGGATTTGGATTACTTTTCTTCAGAGGAAGTAGATATCAGCACCGGTAATGTTAGTGAAGCACTGAGCTCAGATTATGCGGCGATGCTCAGAAAGATACAAGAGACAGAGTCAACAAATGAAGATCTGAAGAGACAGGTGAGCAGTCTGAAACAGGAAATGGAACAGGCGGGTAATCTCATAGGCAAGAGAAACGAGGACAGAGAGCATTTGATGACAAAAGGTGAAGTTGCATTGTTGCGTAACCAGAAGGATGAGTTAGCATCGAAGCTGAAGAAAAAAACCGATGAAGCTTCGGAGATACATATGAAACTGAAGCGTTTGGAGGGAGAAAAAGAGAAGCGAGCTAAGGCCGAGATGAAGATTGTTGAAGAAAAGGAAGCTTTGAGGAACAAAGTTGAGAAACTTGACCATCTTAGGGAAGAGAATCACAAGATGCATGCAAGAATAGTGGAGTTTGATTCACTACAGAAGGAGAGACAGATGAAAAACATTGATGAGATTGAAGATAAGAGTAAGAAACAAGAAGACACCATTCACCG GCTATCAATGGAGATCAAGGACCAAAAGAAACTTGTTAAAGAACAGAAAGACGTTATTGACAAGTTCTCAGAGGATCAGAAGCTGATGAAACGTTGGTCCATTGGTTCGAAGTTGAATACCAATCTTCTCGAGAGGAAAATGGAGGAACTATCTGAAGATTTCCAGATGAAAATGGAAGATCGTATCCGGATACTGTACAGGAGGATCCATGTAGCCGAACAAATACACTTGGAGAGCAAGAACGAGTACATGAACACACAAACACAAGGAAACAGAGGAGATCTCACTGTCTCTGAAACCCAATTcaagaaaatcaaagatataGTGGAGAAAGGGCTTGCCGGACCAGAGATGGTAGTAAAGAAGCTTGAAGAAGGCGATGAATTAACGAACAAAGTCACAAGATTAGCTAAAGAGATTGATTCAGCTAGAAAGTGGGTGCATGAGAAGAACAGCAAGATGAAGCATGAGGTGGAAACTCTGGAAGCAAAGCTAGAGTGCAGTGAAGCACAAGAAACTCTGCTAAAGGAGAAGCTATCGAAACTAGAGGGGAAGCTTGGAGAGGAAGGAACAGGGAAGATGAGTGTAGAAAAGGCTATGAGAAGAATCAAAAAGCTTGAGATTAATGTGAAGGAGAGAGATGTTGAGTTGATGTGTTtgggagaagagaagagagaagccATAAGGCAACTCTGTGTCTTGGTTGATTATCAACGTTGTCGATATGATGATCTCAAAACATCCATTTGTAAGGTTGCCCTTCAAGCATaa
- the LOC108870734 gene encoding mitochondrial import receptor subunit TOM7-1-like isoform X1, whose amino-acid sequence MDSTLSLKPRGKGKGSQGASSSNDKSKSQLLKEWTNWSLKKAKVATHYGFIPLIIIVGMNSDPKPHLFQLLTPV is encoded by the exons ATGGATTCTACACTTTCGTTG AAGCCCAGAGGAAAAGGGAAAGGATCACAGGGAGCTTCCTCTTCCAATGACAAATCCAAGTCGCAGCTCCTCAAGGAATGGACCAACTGGTCTCTCAAGAAGGCCAAAGTCGCCACTCACTACGGATTCATCCCTCTCATCATCATCGTCGGCATGAACTCCGATCCAAAGCCCCATCTCTTCCAGCTCCTTACCCCTGTCTGA
- the LOC108870734 gene encoding mitochondrial import receptor subunit TOM7-1-like isoform X2, translated as MDSTLSLKPRGKGKGSQGASSSNDKSKSQLLKEWTNWSLKKAKVATHYGFIPLIIIVGMNSDPKPHLFQLLTPV; from the exons ATGGATTCTACACTTT CGTTGAAGCCCAGAGGAAAAGGGAAAGGATCACAGGGAGCTTCCTCTTCCAATGACAAATCCAAGTCGCAGCTCCTCAAGGAATGGACCAACTGGTCTCTCAAGAAGGCCAAAGTCGCCACTCACTACGGATTCATCCCTCTCATCATCATCGTCGGCATGAACTCCGATCCAAAGCCCCATCTCTTCCAGCTCCTTACCCCTGTCTGA
- the LOC103850227 gene encoding uncharacterized protein LOC103850227, with protein MGIKLSRDHSTSAIHDNDHHQDLEDQKMKTKIGDGTSQNQSINFKIPLHYPKYTKSDYEKMPEWQLDQLLREYGLPIIGDSNEKRKFVIGAFLWSPEKDH; from the coding sequence atgggAATTAAACTCAGCCGTGATCATTCAACTTCAGCAATCCACGACAACGATCATCACCAAGATCTTGAAGACCAGAAGATGAAGACGAAGATTGGTGACGGTACGAGTCAAAATCAATCAATCAACTTCAAGATTCCACTTCATTATCCAAAGTATACAAAGAGTGATTATGAGAAAATGCCAGAGTGGCAATTGGATCAGCTTTTGAGAGAGTATGGCTTGCCGATCATCGGAGACTCCAACGAGAAGAGGAAGTTTGTCATCGGGGCTTTTCTCTGGTCGCCGGAGAAGGATCACTAG
- the LOC103850226 gene encoding probably inactive receptor-like protein kinase At5g41680, giving the protein MMAWCLRKKRYVKAKLSWKSKKKDLSPSGNWQPEDDSDEGKIVFFGGSNYTFDLDDLLGASAEILGRGAFGSTYKVTVDDDTATVVVKRLERVVVGRREFEQTMEIVGSIKHENVAELKAYYYSKNDKLAVYSYYSKGNLFEVLHGEKGVSLDWESRLRIAIGAARGMAIIHGADERKLVHGNIKSSNIFIDSQGNGCICDLGLTAITRSLPQTSICSSGYRAPEVKCTEFSDVYSFGVVLLELLTGKCPSARSGDLENMDLASWIRSVVSKEWTGEVFDIELMKQIGIEEEMVEMLQIGLACVALNPQDRPHAAEVVKMLQDIHSNT; this is encoded by the exons ATGATGGCTTGGTGCTTACGGAAGAAACGGTATGTGAAAGCTAAGCTCTCATGGAAGTCTAAGAAGAAAGACTTGTCTCCTTCAGGTAACTGGCAACCAGAGGATGACAGCGATGAAGGCAAGATCGTCTTCTTTGGAGGAAGTAACTATACCTTTGATTTGGATGATTTGTTAGGTGCATCCGCTGAAATTTTGGGGAGAGGTGCTTTCGGCTCAACCTACAAAGTAACTGTGGATGATGATACAGCCACGGTAGTAGTGAAGAGACTGGAGAGGGTGGTAGTTGGAAGAAGAGAGTTTGAGCAAACAATGGAGATTGTTGGTAGCATCAAGCATGAGAATGTAGCTGAACTAAAAGCTTACTACTATTCCAAGAACGACAAGCTCGCTGTTTACAGCTATTACAGTAAAGGAAACCTCTTCGAGGTGTTGCACG GTGAGAAGGGAGTATCGCTAGATTGGGAGTCTCGATTGAGAATAGCGATTGGTGCAGCAAGAGGAATGGCTATTATACATGGCGCAGATGAGAGGAAGCTTGTCCATGGGAACATCAAATCTTCCAACATCTTCATAGACTCGCAAGGCAACGGTTGCATCTGCGATCTCGGCTTGACAGCCATCACGAGATCTCTCCCTCAGACTAGTATTTGTTCTTCGGGTTATCGCGCTCCGGAAGTAAAGTGCACAGAGTTTTCTGATGTATACAGCTTTGGGGTAGTGTTACTGGAGCTTCTAACAGGGAAATGTCCGAGTGCGCGATCAGGAGATCTGGAAAACATGGACTTGGCAAGCTGGATAAGGTCAGTGGTGTCGAAAGAGTGGACCGGAGAAGTGTTTGACATAGAGCTAATGAAGCAAATAGGTatagaggaagagatggttgAGATGTTGCAAATAGGTTTGGCTTGTGTTGCCTTGAACCCACAAGATCGACCTCATGCAGCAGAGGTTGTAAAGATGCTACAAGACATTCATTCCAACACTTGA